The Paenibacillus sp. RC334 nucleotide sequence AACGGGCGTATCCTATCAAAGCCTGCTGGACCGCATGATTGCGCTGGCACTGGAGCGTTATGAACGCAGGTCTGCGCTGCACTACGAGAACTCATAAAACGAACCAGGGGGAGCTGATCACTCCCTTTTTTGTTCATATACATGGTATACAATTAGGATTTGCAAGAATCCTTAATCACGAAAGGTGGCGGCTAAACATGGGCTTTCAAACCGAATTTAACTCTGTGTGCAAATTCAAGAGCGAACAGGAATTGTACGAACTGCTGGAATACGGACGCGGCAAAATGGTTAAATCCGGCCTGCGTGTGTTCCCCACAGGTCAGAAGGTCATCGCTTACAGCGTGGACAATGTGGCAGTAGCCATCGTGCAGATTGTCGGCTGTATTGCCGAAATCAATTTTCAGGGCGACGAAGTGACCGAGGTTGAAATGATCCTCATTCGCAAGCTGAATGAAGAGGAAGCAAGAGTTCAGACCGCATTGGCGGATGAAATGTTTTTTGGAGCGCAATAGACAGGTGAAGGACAGATTAACGCCGAATCAGAGGGGGCTTTTCCGGGTATGATTCAGTAGAAAAGGGATTGAGGTTACAGAACGAAAGCGGCCTCGCCATCTACTGCGATCTGTTGAAAGGAAGGACACCCTATGATAGTAAGGTTCGGCTATGTAGCCATGTCAGTCACCGTACAAAATGCATCGCCCTCCAAAACGATGACGATGGCCAGCTTTAACAAAATTGGAGATCGAGAGGCCGCGATCCGCAAGCTGGAACGAATTGCAACCGAAAACCTGCATAATACATTGCGGTTGCTGCGTCATAATCGGGCGAGCGATATCAAGGTTTACCGTTTTTCATCCAAGCTGATTCCGCTGGCGACTCATCAGGATTTGCGTGGCTGGGACCCCATTCAGGCACTTGCCGCTGATTTTGCAGAGGTCGGGAATGTTGTCAAAGCGAACGGGATGAGAGTCTCGTTTCACCCGGATCATTTTACAGTGCTGAGCACTCCCCGCCCGGAAGTACTGCAAAGCTCCATTAACGATCTCAAGCATCATAAAGCGATGCTGGAGGCGATGGGACTCGGTGCGGATGCCAAGAACAACATTCATATCGGCGGCGCGTATGGAGACAAGGTGACGTCGAGTCAGCGTTTTGTAGAGCAAGTAGGTGCGCTGGAGCTTTCGTTAAGGGAACGAATGACGCTGGAAAATGATGATAAAACGTTTAATGCGATGGAAACGCTGGAAGCGTGCAAGCGGACGGGGCTGCCGATGGTTCTCGACATTCATCATCAATGGGTAAATAACGAGGGCGAGAAGCCGTGGGAGCTGTGGCCTGGCATTTTGGATACATGGAAAGGGGAATTGGCTCAAACGGGTTCTTCTCCCGATAATCCACTACCACCCAAAATCCATGCGTCCAGTCCCAAAAGTGAAAAAGACCCCCGCGGTCATGCGGACGGTGTTCAGGTGGAGCCGCTGCTTACTTTTTTGCGTAACATTGCCGGATATACGGGTCGGATTGACGTCATGCTGGAAGCCAAACGCAAGGATGAAGCGTTGTTCGGGCTGATGAAGGAACTGCGTGTACGAGAAGGTGACGGAGTAAAGGTGCTAGATGGGGCTTCGGTAGAAATTACGCCTTAAAGAATAGGGTTCTGCGGATAATGTTCCCAAATAGAGAAACTTTATGGAATATATTGTGTATACTAGATTGTGTAAACTAGTAAATTGTACTTTAACAGAGATGGTTAAGAGGACTGTGCTGTAATGCAGCTTCGTAAACCACGTAACAATGATATAGAAAGTAGAGTGAACACGTTGAATGAACATGAAAACGAAAAGGTTCCCTATATTGTATCAGGAAAAAGCTATACCGCCGTGGCCATTAACGCGGCATCCAAAGCAGGGGAATGGATCAAAAGCAGACTGGGGACCGTCGAGCAGTTAAGCACCAAGCAGTCCCCGACGGACCTTGTGACCGAAGTGGATAAAGGTGCGGAGCAGATGATCCGCAGACTGATTCTCACGCATTTTCCCGACCATGCCATTTTGGGCGAAGAGGGGGTAGAGCCGGGTGCCGAGGCTTCGGCCCGTGCATTGGAGGCTGCTCGTGAAGAGGAATATTTGTGGATTATTGATCCAGTAGACGGTACAACCAATTTTGTACACAGCCTGCCGTACTACAGTGTATCTATCGCTTTGGCCCACTGTGGAGAGGTGATTGTTGGTGTCATTTATGATCCGTCCCGCGACGAAATGTTTGTGGCTGAAAAAGGTAAAGGCGCGTATGTACATGGCAATCTGATGAGGGCATCCAGAGAAGAAACACTGGGAGACAGTCTGGTGTGCATCGGCTTCCCGCCGGACCGCACTTTTGCACAGCCGCTGAATATGAAGATTGCACAGGCACTTACACCGCAGGTACGAGGCATTCGGGCACTCGGCTCGGCAGCCCTGCATCTGGCTTATGTGGCATCGGGACGGCTGTCAGCCTATTGTGAAATCGGTTTGAATGCCTGGGATGTAGCAGCGGGCGCTTTGCTGGTACAGGAATCGGGAGGAACGATCACAGATACGCTGGGCAGGCCTTATGACCTTAGTGTGCGACATATTGCAGCGACTAATACGGCTATTCATTCTCAACTCATTCAAGTACTGAAAGAAGCAGACGCAACCGGGTTATAATACACCTATATCGCTTATACCTGAAGGAGGAAGGATGATGGGCCAATCCGAGGATTTGGAGCGCGAGCTCAGTGAATTGCTGACGGAAGGCGAAATTCGTGAGAATGAGGCCAAAAAACGCGAACGGCTCACTCCTAAATATGAGGTGCGGATTCAAACCCATATCGACCCTATTGTCGAAGAGACGCGTAAATACCGCAGCATGGCACGGGAACTGGATGACCGTTACGATGAATATATGAGCAAGGCGGACAAATCGGAACCAACCGACAAACGCTGAGCGAACACAAATACCTCTTGCCGAATGACCAAGGCATGGGGTATTTTGTATGATGTACAGCTTTATCGTGCAATCTCCATTCCATGCTGGAACGCGCAGGACGAGCGAAGGAGGCGACATCCACTGATCACTTATTTTAAAAGCGCTTTCAAAAATGCCGGAATCCATCATAAAATGGTACTGCTGATTACGGTGCTCATGCTGGTTAATTTTGCGGTTGTTGCAGTCATACTTAAATACGTATTTCATATTTATGATAATCAAATGTATAAAAAGACATCCGAAGTACTCAACATTTCTTCAATCGGCATTGAAAATGAGCTGAAGGATGTTGAAAAAGTTACTTTCAAGGTGACAACAGACGAACAGCTTCAGCGTTATTTGCTACAATTGGAAAGAGAAACCTCGCCGTATACCAAAATGGTGCTGCGTAAAAAAATAACGAATAGGCTTGTCGCCTTCGCAGGCTCTGAAACCTATATCTATTCTATGATGGTGATCGACAAAGAGGGGCAGGTCATGAGTGCGGGCAACCGTGAGGGTATTCCCTCAGAGCTTCGATCCACCCTGTCGGAGCTGGCAGCCGAATATGACGGTTCCAACGCATGGTACGCGGCAGGTCACTCCTCCTTACTGGCAGCGCGGCAATTCAAATCCTTTACAGATACCAATTTTACGTTAAATGGGCTCGGAACGCTCGCGATTCGTGTGCGGATTGACCGAATTGTAGCGGATCGTGTGCAGACCTCCGGTCGTGACGGACAACTGATGATTACAGATGGCAAGCAGATGATTTATCCCGAAACACCGCCTTTGAGTGAGAGTGATATGCAGGCCGAGCTTGCGCGGAAGCAGCCTTACGGAATTGCGACCTACACAGGCGGGACCTTTTTCGCAGCCCAGATCAAATCCTCTTATACGGGCTGGACATATTTGCATATGACCCCCTTTGATGATATGTTTCGCAGTATTACTATAATCAAGGAAATTGTAAGCGCTATTTTTGTCATTATGCTTCTGATCGCATTGGCACTGGGAGCCCGATTATCTGGCAGTATTACAAAGCCGATCGTTCAACTAATCCAGAACATGCGTAAAATTGAAAAAGGAGATCTCGACCGTCTGGAGGAGGAAGCACTCGGCGCAGTTCCGCTTTCCACACAGGATGAGGTGGGCTTGCTGCACCGGACTTATAAGAAGATGATCCGCCGTATCCGTGAGCTGATTAATGAGAATGTTGCGAAGCAGCTATTGCTACGGGAGACGGAATTAAAGGCGCTTCAGGCTCAAATTAATCCACATTTTTTGTATAACACGCTGGAGTCTGTGAACTGGCTCGCCAAGGCGAATAAGCAGGACCGTATCTCAGAAATGGTAGAGGCGCTTGCATTTCTGTTGCGCAGTGCGGTCAGTTTTGAGGAACAGCTCATTCCACTTCGGAAAGAGTTGGACATTGTGCGAAGTTATGTAACGATCCAAAAAACACGCTTCGATGAACGTCTTGTTTTCCATCTGGATGTGCCAGAGGAGCTGATGGATGCGCAGATTCCGAAGCTGACGCTTCAGCCCTTGGTGGAGAATGCAATTCATTATGCGCTGGAGCTGCAAATTGAGCCATGTCGGATTTCTATTGTTGTCAGGGTGAGGGAAGGTGCGCTTTTCCTGCGGGTGGAGGATGACGGGCCGGGCATGACGCAGGATTTTCTGGAAAAACTGCGAAGCGGGCAGGTCACGACCCGTGGACAGGGCATCGGCCTTACCAATATTCAGGAACGGATTAGCCTGACATTTGGTACTCCATGGGGGATAGAACTGCACAGTGAGTCAGGAACAGGAACGTCGATTCATGTCTGTATTCCATATGTGAAAGGGGAACAGGGTCATGTACAAGGTGCTGCTGGTTGATGATGAGCGTATGATTTTGGAAGGAATATCACAGGTGGTAGATTGGAGCAAAGCAGGGACAAAGCTGGTGGGTACAGCACGCAATGGGATTGAGGCCTACGATCAGATTCAGGCCAGTCCGCCTGATTTTGTGATCAGCGACATCTCTATGCCTGGATTGGATGGCATCGGCCTGGTTGCCAAAACGACGGAGCATTTTCCGGATGTTCGTTTCATTCTGTTGTCCGGCTATAAAGATTTCGACTATGCTTGTCGGGCCATGCAATACGGGGTGAAGCACTATTTATTAAAGCCCTGCAATGAGCGACAAATCCATGAGGCGTTGACCGAGTTGGGGCAGGAGCGGGAGGAACAGGAGGAACGCAAGCAGTTTGTGAACCGGATGAAGCTTGATTTTCAGCGTATGCTGCCGCATGTGAAGGAGCATTTTTTGAAGGAGTTTATTTCCTATAAAACTTACGGCAGTCGGGATATCGCTTTTTATGAGCGGTTATTCGGTCTGGAGCTGCAAGATAAGCAGGTTCGAATGCTACTGCTGCGAGTCGAGGAATCCCATGAGCCGGAGCATCTGTTTGCGCTGCAAAATATTGCAGCGGATTTAATGGATGATGTCCTGCTTGGAACGACCATGCAAGGCCAACTGCTCATCGTGCTGGAAAGCGGGGGCGATACGTCCAGGCTGATGGAGCAGCTTGACGCGGTACGTGCAACGTTTCGCCGTTTTTACAAGCTGGAGGTAACGGTTGCGGTTAGCGAGTCTGACAGTATGGAGCACTCGAGGGGGATGTACCGGGAGACACTGCATTGTATGAATCACCGTTTCTATACCGGGGAGGGCAGTCTGATTACGAAGGAAGATTTGGCGACCGAGGACCCACGGGAGATGGCCGATTTGGAGCTGGACGAGGAAAAGTTTGGTCTGCTGATCAAGGCTGGAAATACGGAGGAGGTTGTACAGGAAGTGGATCGACTGTTTGGCATTCTGTCCCGTATGAAGCTGGAAATTTCGGTGACCCGTTCCTATGTGCTTCAGCTGTATGCCGCCATGATCCGTATATGCCCTGAAGAGGAGCGCTCCGAGTTTACGAGCCGAATGGCCGTGCTGGCAGAGCAAAAAACGCTTGCTTGTCTCAAATCCTTTGTGCAGGAGGCCGCCGGACGAATGACGGCAATCTACTATAAGAGCAATGTGAGCCGTCAATCCTCCACGGTTGATAAAATGATCACCATTATTGAGCAAAACTATCGAAAATCCGATTTGTCCCTGAACGCAGTGGCCGGGCAAATGCTGTACATGAATTCCGACTACCTGGGGAAAATTTTCAAAAAGGTAACGGGTGAAAACTTTTCACATTACGTTAATCGCTATCGGATCGAACGTGCGGCTGAGCATATTCGGGAGACGGGAGATGTAAAGGTGTTTGAGCTGGCGGAATGGTTCGGCTTCGGAGGGAACGCCCAATATTTTAGCCAGGTGTTCAAAAAATGGGCGGGTATGACGCCATCAGAGTACATCAAGTCACACGAACGGGGATGAGCGCTGGAGCCCCTCTGTTTTTTAAACCCAGGAAATCTGATTTGTGTATTCCAATGCTTCTCTGCTTTTGGGAAAATAACAACAGGAGCAAATGTAAACGCTATCAATTTTGCGTAAATACGTTGTCACTTGTAACACGGCTCCTTTCTAGAACAGCGAAAAGGGGAGAGATAAGTGGGCAAAAAGGGATGGTTTCTGGTCATGGCTATGCTGCTCGTGCTGACGACGGCATGCAGCGGAGCGAACAGCGGTGGCAATTCGGGCACAAGTGCAGACGGGAAGGTAAAGTTGCGGATCGCTTGGTGGGGATCGGATACGCGTCATGAATATACGCAGAAGGTCGTTGACCTGTATAAGCAGAAAAATCCAAATGTGACGATTGATGTGGAGTATGCCTCTTTTGATGACTATTGGAAGAAGCTCGCCCCGCAGGCTGCGGCAAACCAGCTGCCGGATATCGTACAAATGGACATTTCGTACATTAGCCAATATGCGAAAAACGGTCAACTGGAGGATCTAGCGCCTTACTTGAATCAAAAAATTCAGGTTGCTGATGTGACCGAAAATGTACTCAAAACCGGCGTAATTGCCGGAAAGCAATATGGTATTCCAACAGGTGTCAATGTGCTGGGCTTCCAGTATGATCCGGCGTTGCTCAAAAAGGCGGGTATAGACAAAATTCCTGACAACTGGACATGGGATCAATACAAAGAACTGGCTTTGAAGGCAGCATCCAATAAAGTACACTTTGACAGCTCCATGGTTGCCGATATTTTCTTCCACTACTATTTGCGTACACATGGAAAGTCTCTCTACAATGCGGAAGGAACAGGATTGGGGTATGACGACGATAAGCTGTTTGTCGATTTCTTCAGCAGTATGGCTGATCTGATTAAGAAGGAGGCAACCCCGTCTCCTGAAGTCATGAACCAGACCAAGGGGATTATTGAAGAATCCGATATTGTAAAAGAAAAGGGCATCGGCGTTTGGCAATGGTCCAATCAGTATGTAGGCTTACAGCAGGTTGTTAACCGCCCGATGGCGTTGGCTCCAATGTTTGGACCGAATATGGAAAAAGGTATATACATGCAGCCTACGATGTACTGGGCGGTCGCTTCCCATTCACAGGTGAAGGATGAAGCCGCTAAGTTTATTGATTTCTGGATGAATGATGTAGAAGCGAATAAATTGATTAAAGGTGAGCGGGGCGTACCGATTTCCGCCAAAATCAAGGAAGCTGTAGCGGCAGAGCTGAGCGAGCCAACGAAGCAGGTGTTTGATTTTGTGGCTTCCATGGAGCCGAAGGCTTCTCCAATGAGTCCACCGCCGCCCGTTGGATCACCGGAAGTGATTGCGACCCTGACCGATTATATTGAGCAGGTCAATTTCGGGCAGATGACGGCAGAGGATGCAGCGGTTAAATTCCGGGCTGATGCGAATACCATCCTTGCGAATAACAAGCAGTAATTAGCGTAATGGATTCCTTAGGCGTCTGACACCGTTTTGACATAGGGGCGAAGGTCGGTTTCGTTAAGTTAACCGTGCGTAGTGATAGCATGATTGCGCACGGTTAATACGACGAACAAACCGCAGAAGCTGCTTCTATATATCATGATGAAATACATGTAACAACGAATTATGAATATAAAAAGTTTGGCTAATCAACAAAATGCAACAGAAGGGAGGCTTGATGAGCTTGCGAAATCATCAGAGCTTGAGAGCCAATATGACCGGATATGCGTTTATCAGCCCGTTTATTGTGGGCTTTCTGGCATTTACATTAATTCCGATGTTTATTTCGTTGTATCTGTCCTTTACATCCTACAACCTGTTCACCCCGCCCAAATGGATTGGTCTGGGGAACTTTGAAAAAATGTTCACAGCCGACCCGAAATATTGGAATTCGATTAGGGTTACGTTTACGTATGTATTGGTCGGTGTTCCGCTACGACTGATTTTCGCACTGTTTGTGGCTATGATTTTGAATACCAAATCGCGTATGGTCGGGACCTATCGGACAATGTACTATCTGCCGTCCATTATCGGGGGCAGCGTTGCGGTGTCCATCATGTGGCGCAACATTTTCAGCAATGAAGGCATTGTAAACAGCTTGCTTTTGGCCTTGGGGGCAACTCCGGTGAAATGGTTTGGTGATCCGAATGCTTCGCTTGCGATGCTGATCACCTTGTCCGTATGGCAATTCGGCTCCTCCATGCTTATTTTTCTGGCCGGCTTGAAGAATATCTCGGTTGAAATGTACGAGGCGTCCAGCGTGGACGGCGCTTCGCCAGTGCGAAAATTCTTCAGTATTACGCTGCCTCTGCTCAGTCCGATTATTTTATTTAACCTGATTATGCAGACGATCAGCGCCTTTATGACCTTTGTTCCGGCCTACGTTATTTCCAAGGGCGAGGGCGGTCCGATGGATGGAACGATGTTGCATTCGCTGTATTTGTTCCGACAGGCGTTTATGTTTAGCAACATGGGATATGCGGCGGCTATGGCTTGGGTCATGCTCATTATGATCGCGATACTGACAGCAATTTTATTTATAACCTCCAAATACTGGGTATTCTATGAAACGGAAAAGGGGCGCTGATACCGATGGCATGGAAAACGTTCAAATGGCCAATCTATCACATTCTGGTCGCTGCGCTGGCGCTCTTGATGCTGTATCCCGTATTCTGGATGCTGTTCAGCTCGTTCAAGGAGAGTCGGACGATATTCGTCACGGCAGGTTCCTTGTTCCCTACAGAATGGATTTGGCAAAACTATGTGACAGGCTGGAAGGGCACAAGTGGATACAACTTCGGTACGTACATCTTGAATTCGTTCACGATTGTCTTGATTGCAACGATAGGAGCGGTGCTCTCCTCCTCATTAATCGCATTTGGCTTCGCACGTATGAAATTCAAGGGGCGTAACTTTTGGTTTGCCCTGATGATGATGACGCTTATGCTGCCAGGGGATGTGGTACTGGTACCGCAATACATTATTTTCACCAAGCTCGGCTGGGTCAATACGATTTTGCCACTGGTCGTGCCATCGTTTTTCGGGATGCCGTTCTTCATCTTCCTGATGGTCCAGTTTATCCGAACGATTCCGATAGAGCTGGATGAAGCAGCGACGATTGACGGATGCGGTAAATTCCGGCTGTATTTCCGAATTATTTTGCCATTGCTCAAATCCTCGCTGGCTACGGCGGCCATCTTCTCTTTCTACTGGAAGTGGGAGGATCTTCTGGGTCCGGTACTGTATCTGAATTCGCCGGAGAAATATACCGTATCTATGGCACTTAAAATGTTCCTTGATAGCGAATCGGCTTCCAACTGGGGTGGGATGTTCGCGATGTCCATTTTGAGCCTGGTTCCGGTTATCGCTGTATTCTTCGCCTTCCAGAAGCAAATTGTCCAAGGAATGAGCTCAAGCGGCTTGAAGGGATAAAGTGGGGTTAAGGGTTATAGCGGAGAGGTGAGTGGAATGTGGAAGTTTGATTTTGGTCCGGGCGAGCCTGCGGATGGCTACACAGGAGTACCCCCGGATTGCTCGTATACTGCTGAGCAGGGCTACGGGTTTGAGGACGTGGATCATGTGTATGGTCGGGAAAGGCGATTATCCGGCGTAACCGCACCCAAGGATACGCTCGCACGGCTGCGAAGCCGCTTTTGCATCCCGCTGGGGACTGCGTTTGTCGCTGATGTATCGGAGGACGGGATGTATCTCGTCACCGTGCTGCTCGGCGATCCGCTCGCGGAGACGCTCACGCGGCTCAAAGCCGGCGAGGGCAAGCATGTGCTGCCCCCATTACACACGCTGCCGGGCCAGTTCACAGAGGCCCGGTTTGCGGTGCTCGTCAGGGGCGGCAAGCTGCGCCTCGCCGTATCTGGCACCGCGCCGCGGCTCAATGCGCTGGAGATTGCGCCAGCGCCACAGACCCTCCGGCTGTTCCTTGCCGGAGATTCCACGGTTACGGATCAGGACGCGTCCGGCTATCCGTATACAGGCTGGGGCCAGGCTTTGCCAGCCCTGTTCAAGCATGATGTCTGCGTGGATAATCACGCCGTATCGGGAAGAAGCTCCAAAAGCTTCGTGGACGAAGGACGGCTGGACGTTATTTTGACTGAAATGAAAGCAGGAGACTTCCTGTTCATCCAGTTCGGCCATAATGATCAGAAGTCGGACCCGGAACGGGCTACTGATCCTTTTACGACCTACAAGGAGCACCTGCGCCTCTATATCGACGGAGCCAGAAGCCGTGGGGCTACTCCAGTGCTGGTTACGCCTGTGCATCGTTGCTATTTTAACGGGGATGGTACGTTATCCGACACGCATGGAGACTATGTGACAGCGGTTCGCGAGCTGGCGGAAGAAGCAGATGTGTCGCTGATTGACTTGGCTGCCTGCACGCAGGAGTTATATGAGCGGTTGGGTCCTGAGGAAAGCAAAGAGCTTTTTATGTGGCTGCTGCCTGGTGAATACATGAACTTTTCCAGTGGCTTGGAGGATAATACACATTTTCATGAGAACGGCGCGGTCTGTATTGCAGATATGGTGGCGGATGCTGTGAAGGGGCTGGATTTACAGCCCTTACGCATGTATTTACGTTAGACGGACGGGTTTTTCTCGAACAGGTGTCAAGGAGGAAGTTAACGTGAAAATTACCAAAGGGGGAGACGAGGAAATGCCTGCATTGATTTTTGATGAGGAACAAATTAAACAGGTGATCGACCGGGTGGTAGAACGCACATTTCAAATGGACTATAGCTGGGATTGGCCGGGTGGTGTGGCTTTTTACGGTGTGTGTGAAGCCTATGAAGCAACAGGGAACGAGGAGTATTTGACCAAATTAAAGGAATGGGTCGATGAAAATATTGCAGATGGACTTCCACCGCTCTCGGTGAACGGTGTGTCTGTGGGACACTGCTTGCTGACGCTGTATCAGGCTACAGGAGAGCAAAAGTACCTTGATATCGCCACCGAAATGGCGGAATTTCTGGCGAAGAAAGCCGAGCGGTTCGCCGACGGCATTTTCCAGCATACGGTGAATTCACTTCATGACGTATTTCCGCAGCAAGCGTGGGTGGATACGATGTTTATGGCAGGCTATTATTTGCTGCGCATCGGTCATCTGCTGGGTAACAAAGAATATTGGGAGGATGGTATCCGGCAATATCACGGGCATGAGGAATTTTTGCAGGACCCGGATACGAATTTGTATTATCACGGCTGGGATCATGCGAACCAAAGCCGGATGTCAGGTATTTACTGGGCGCGGGGAAATTCGTGGGCTGCACTCACAATGGCAAAAGCGCTGAAATTCGTGGAGGTGCAGCATCCATCCTACATGATCATCGACGGTTCGCTGCGTGACCAGCTCAGTGCGCTGGTGCGGCTGCAATCCTCGGAAGGGCTGTGGCATACGGTGTTGAATGATGAAACCTCCTATCTGGAAACCTCAGGCTCTGCAGGCATTGCGACGGCTTTGCTTATGCAGGGGCGACTGTTCAACAAATACACGCAAAAGGCAATCGACGGTATCCTTTCCCGAATCAAGGAGGATGGCACTGTGACGGGTGTATCCGCTGGAACCGCCGTAATGAACGATATTGATGGCTACCGCAACGTACCATACAAACGTATTCAGGGCTGGGGACAGGGACTGGCGCTCGCCTTTCTGGCTCAACTGCTGCGTACCAAGGAGAATCCATTCGCGTAGAAAGATAGGTTGCTTGCGGCTGACTCGTCAGGATCAAACACTGTGACAGATTCACTGCCAGCGATTTATTTTTGAGGACAGCATAGGGATGCGCAAGTATTTTATGTGAAAGGAGTCGGATAGCATGGGAAATACTGAGCTTCCTCAGGAAAAAGTAAACCAGCCGCGGGGCAGCTTATTCTGGGTGATTCCCGATGGATATATTCCACCCAAAAGCCGGGGAGAGCTGCTTAGTCATGAGAGTATATGTGTGCTGAACTGTGGAACTCTAGCGGCCAAGCTGAGTATAGATATCTATTTTGAAGACCGTGAGCCGCTGGAAGGATTGGTCGAGGTGATAGAAGGCAGACGAACCCGCCATATCCGCACGGCCTCGCTGGAGAGGGATGGCGAACGGATTCCGGCAGGCATTCCCTATGCGATTACGGTCACCAGCGACGTACCGGTGATTGTACAATATAGCAGACTAGACACGACACAGCCGGAACTGGCGCTAATGAGTGTCATGGCGTACCCGGTTGAAGGCTGAAATATGGGTTTGAATCATTCTAATGAAATAGATAAACTAAAAAAGATATCCCCGAGCCGGAGTAAACGACAGCCTGGGGATATCTTTTTTGCGAGGACAAAATCGTTCAAGAGAAGCGTCAACGATCAAAATTATACAGATTCCACAAGTGAAATATACATCCATTTTCAGTCCACTTTTAGTGGTTTTGTAGCAGACGCTTTTCGCGGCTCGAAGCTTCTCCGACCTCCAAAATTGGTGCCCAATACCCCGATAATGATAATAACTGCCCCGACAATATGATAGTATGCGAGCTGCTCCTTCAAAATATAAGCACCTGCTATCATGGAAATGAGAGTAGATAAATTACCGATAACACTCATTTTCGAGGCTTCGATCCACTTCAAGGCAAAGCTTGATAACAGCGAGGTGACGAGGGTAGACAGAATGCTCAGATAAGCCAGTGCCAGCCAGTAATCAGGCTTTACTAGGGGAGCGATATAAGTGCTCATAGAGCCGTCTATGGCATGATATCCCAGGGCCACCAAGTTAAAAACGAAACATCCCAAAATGGAAGTAACATAGGTCAACTCCATCGGACTGTATTTTTGTGTTAATGGACGAGCCAGCACGTTATAGCCGGATAGGCAAACAGCAGAGAGCACGAGCAAAAGAATGCCACCAAAGCTATTGGAGGCCATGGGCGCTCCGCTTTTCATCACGAATATAAAAATAACGCCTGCTACAGAGAGCAGCAAGGAAAGCTTTTGGACAACCGTAGTCCGCTCTTTAATAAAATAGGACGCCAGCAGCAGC carries:
- a CDS encoding sugar ABC transporter permease, with product MSLRNHQSLRANMTGYAFISPFIVGFLAFTLIPMFISLYLSFTSYNLFTPPKWIGLGNFEKMFTADPKYWNSIRVTFTYVLVGVPLRLIFALFVAMILNTKSRMVGTYRTMYYLPSIIGGSVAVSIMWRNIFSNEGIVNSLLLALGATPVKWFGDPNASLAMLITLSVWQFGSSMLIFLAGLKNISVEMYEASSVDGASPVRKFFSITLPLLSPIILFNLIMQTISAFMTFVPAYVISKGEGGPMDGTMLHSLYLFRQAFMFSNMGYAAAMAWVMLIMIAILTAILFITSKYWVFYETEKGR
- a CDS encoding carbohydrate ABC transporter permease is translated as MAWKTFKWPIYHILVAALALLMLYPVFWMLFSSFKESRTIFVTAGSLFPTEWIWQNYVTGWKGTSGYNFGTYILNSFTIVLIATIGAVLSSSLIAFGFARMKFKGRNFWFALMMMTLMLPGDVVLVPQYIIFTKLGWVNTILPLVVPSFFGMPFFIFLMVQFIRTIPIELDEAATIDGCGKFRLYFRIILPLLKSSLATAAIFSFYWKWEDLLGPVLYLNSPEKYTVSMALKMFLDSESASNWGGMFAMSILSLVPVIAVFFAFQKQIVQGMSSSGLKG
- a CDS encoding rhamnogalacturonan acetylesterase, with amino-acid sequence MWKFDFGPGEPADGYTGVPPDCSYTAEQGYGFEDVDHVYGRERRLSGVTAPKDTLARLRSRFCIPLGTAFVADVSEDGMYLVTVLLGDPLAETLTRLKAGEGKHVLPPLHTLPGQFTEARFAVLVRGGKLRLAVSGTAPRLNALEIAPAPQTLRLFLAGDSTVTDQDASGYPYTGWGQALPALFKHDVCVDNHAVSGRSSKSFVDEGRLDVILTEMKAGDFLFIQFGHNDQKSDPERATDPFTTYKEHLRLYIDGARSRGATPVLVTPVHRCYFNGDGTLSDTHGDYVTAVRELAEEADVSLIDLAACTQELYERLGPEESKELFMWLLPGEYMNFSSGLEDNTHFHENGAVCIADMVADAVKGLDLQPLRMYLR
- a CDS encoding glycoside hydrolase family 88 protein, whose protein sequence is MPALIFDEEQIKQVIDRVVERTFQMDYSWDWPGGVAFYGVCEAYEATGNEEYLTKLKEWVDENIADGLPPLSVNGVSVGHCLLTLYQATGEQKYLDIATEMAEFLAKKAERFADGIFQHTVNSLHDVFPQQAWVDTMFMAGYYLLRIGHLLGNKEYWEDGIRQYHGHEEFLQDPDTNLYYHGWDHANQSRMSGIYWARGNSWAALTMAKALKFVEVQHPSYMIIDGSLRDQLSALVRLQSSEGLWHTVLNDETSYLETSGSAGIATALLMQGRLFNKYTQKAIDGILSRIKEDGTVTGVSAGTAVMNDIDGYRNVPYKRIQGWGQGLALAFLAQLLRTKENPFA
- a CDS encoding sensory rhodopsin transducer — its product is MGNTELPQEKVNQPRGSLFWVIPDGYIPPKSRGELLSHESICVLNCGTLAAKLSIDIYFEDREPLEGLVEVIEGRRTRHIRTASLERDGERIPAGIPYAITVTSDVPVIVQYSRLDTTQPELALMSVMAYPVEG
- a CDS encoding DMT family transporter, with translation MHSRSKTGAAYLAALSYAAILGFSFLFVKLTVTEASPLDVIAHRFALSFIALTVPVVLGWIKINITRRDILRILPLALLSPLVYFPLQAFGLMSTSSSEGGIIQATVPIFTLLLASYFIKERTTVVQKLSLLLSVAGVIFIFVMKSGAPMASNSFGGILLLVLSAVCLSGYNVLARPLTQKYSPMELTYVTSILGCFVFNLVALGYHAIDGSMSTYIAPLVKPDYWLALAYLSILSTLVTSLLSSFALKWIEASKMSVIGNLSTLISMIAGAYILKEQLAYYHIVGAVIIIIGVLGTNFGGRRSFEPRKASATKPLKVD